A part of Kryptolebias marmoratus isolate JLee-2015 linkage group LG8, ASM164957v2, whole genome shotgun sequence genomic DNA contains:
- the mfsd4ab gene encoding major facilitator superfamily domain-containing protein 4B yields the protein MFVDERILTLFKRNAHHTLTYWSVFFSFGLCIAFLGPTILDLQCQTNSTLSQITWVFFAQQFCLLIGSSVGGVFKRTLFSALAALFVSALIISVIFAIIPVCNNVLVLAIAMAVSGLAMGIIDTIANIQLVTIYQKDSAVFLQALHFFIGFGALVSPLIADPFLSESGCGNHTGNETEIIHHFRNMLRNSLIAEHNITQSSHPHEAGEAEVEGSSVHYAFWIMALINLPVPLAVLFLMYREQLIPCCTSGPPRLLDKDELAMENQQGAEGPDSEQKEHEVGGHGSIFSCCQNDNLRGLPVSFFMIHILGGMVLFMTDGIVGAYAGFVYTYAVAPPMSLPHKTAGYLASIFWAAITVGRLLSIPLSYRFQPVRLLMVNLAGAIVTVLLLLIFYTSKEFLFVGTCLCGLFLSSIFPCMLAYTEDILDYQGCATSVLVTSAGMGEMVMQVLVGSIIQTEGSYSFLLCGMIIACIGFILFIGLLLFHRMHRNYLTGTSKKSTMVEEPAAEHNGSARTEQKENNNTTISQ from the exons ATGTTCGTAGATGAGCGGATCCTAACGCTGTTCAAACGCAACGCCCACCACACGCTGACCTACTGGAGCGTCTTCTTCAGCTTCGGACTCTGCATTGCCTTCCTCGGACCCACCATCTTGGACTTGCAGTGTCAGACGAACTCCACGCTCAGTCAGATCACCTGGGTTTTCTTTGCCCAGCAGTTCTGCTTGTTAATCGGCAGCTCTGTTGGGGGCGTTTTTAAGAGAAC gttgttcAGCGCTCTAGCTGCCCTGTTTGTCTCGGCTCTCATCATCTCTGTAATATTTGCCATCATCCCTGTGTGCAACAATGTGCTGGTGCTGGCCATCGCCATGGCAGTGTCTGGTTTGGCGATGGGTATCATTGACACCATTGCCAACATTCAACTGGTGACCATCTATCAGAAGGACTCGGCTGTTTTCTTACAG GCGCTGCACTTCTTTATTGGGTTTGGTGCCCTGGTGAGCCCACTGATTGCAGATCCTTTCCTCTCCGAGTCGGGCTGCGGGAATCACACAGGGAACGAGACCGAGATCATACATCATTTCAGGAACATGCTGAGAAACAGTCTGATCGCGGAGCACAACATTACTCAGAGCAGCCATCCTCACGAGGCCGGGGAGGCGGAGGTGGAGGGGTCCAGCGTGCACTACGCGTTCTGGATCATGGCACTTATTAAT CTGCCTGTGCCGCTTGCAGTGCTGTTTCTCATGTATCGGGAGCAGCTCATCCCGTGCTGCACCAGTGGCCCTCCGCGGCTTTTGGACAAAGATGAACTAGCCATGGAGAACCAGCAGGGGGCCGAGGGCCCAGACTCGGAGCAGAAGGAACATGAAGTAGGAG GTCACGGGAGcatcttcagctgctgtcagaatGATAACCTGCGCGGGCTGCCCGTATCCTTCTTCATGATTCATATCCTCGGCGGGATGGTGCTCTTTATGACCGATGGCATTGTG GGTGCATACGCTGGCTTCGTGTACACCTACGCCGTGGCGCCGCCGATGTCGTTGCCTCATAAGACGGCCGGTTACCTGGCGAGCATCTTTTGGGCAGCGATCACTGTCGGGCGCCTCTTGTCTATACCTCTCTCGTATCGTTTCCAGCCTGTAAGACTGCTCATGGTCAACCTG gcAGGGGCTATCGTAACTGTGTTGCTGCTGCTCATTTTCTACACCAGCAAAGAGTTTCTGTTTGTGGGAACCTGCCTGTGTGGCCTTTTCCTGAGCAGCATATTTCCCTGTATGCTCGCCTACACTGAAGACATCCTCGACTACCAGG GATGTGCGACCTCAGTGCTGGTGACGAGTGCAGGCATGGGAGAGATGGTGATGCAGGTGCTGGTTGGCTCA ATTATTCAGACTGAAGGCAGCTACAGCTTCCTGCTGTGTGGAATGATAATCGCCTGCATCGGTTTCATCCTCTTCATTGGCCTCCTGCTGTTCCATCGAATGCACAGAAATTACCTCACAG GAACGTCAAAAAAGTCGACGATGGTGGAGGAGCCAGCAGCGGAGCACAACGGCTCGGCCCGAACGGAGCAAAAAGAGAACAATAACACGACCATAAGTCAGTAG
- the LOC108232005 gene encoding CMRF35-like molecule 3, with amino-acid sequence MRTSGVFVWLFNAPVLCLLGLIKHRVDSAQLTAPKEVIATLGGSVTVSCWYDLTFRGNTKYWCRGSTYELCGIVVKTPKNRANDRVFIADDKEVGVFSVTMTLLRESDEDMYWCVIAKSGRNVHAGVRLHVSHAATTPTTTSLILTPPGISLWAVLRWILLLAMLGCLVGTHMAVRRINAAGDI; translated from the exons ATGAGGACTTCAGGGGTATTTGTTTGGCTCTTTAACG CTCCGGTTCTCTGTCTCTTGGGGCTTATAAAGCACAGGGTGGACTCGGCCCAGCTGACTGCTCCTAAGGAAGTAATCGCGACACTCGGTGGATCTGTGACGGTCTCCTGTTGGTATGACCTCACGTTCAGAGGAAACACCAAGTACTGGTGCAGAGGCTCCACGTATGAGCTGTGCGGAATAGTGGTGAAGACCCCCAAAAACCGAGCCAATGACAGAGTCTTCATCGCTGACGATAAGGAAGTGGGGGTCTTCAGTGTAACCATGACTTTGCTCAGAGAAAGTGATGAGGACATGTACTGGTGTGTCATCGCCAAATCTGGAAGAAACGTTCACGCAGGTGTCAGGCTCCACGTCTCCCACGCAG CAACGACCCCAACCACCACCTCACTGATACTGACACCACCTGGAATAAG TTTGTGGGCAGTCCTACGCTGGATCCTCCTTTTAGCCATGCTGGGTTGTTTGGTGGGAACACACATGGCTGTGCGGAGGATAAATGCTGCCGGGGACATATAG